One Acutalibacter muris DNA window includes the following coding sequences:
- a CDS encoding FtsX-like permease family protein, which yields MKNSLKQLLRRPGRAILFFLLMAASTLLLVFGAAMYMQNQIRIDSLDESFTTVGYISQQPKDKGGSFNPVFWDYGEEGIIYPDTLDFEGADYIVPPESRPYYLACIEGAWVEGGNRDSIAVDDNINLLEFRVKGPNPENPYLIEAELTKILEGSGQVLKLNLYEGDADSRASISYMPCDLEIGETMNFVEFWLEEGELEPGKTYVGLLTHNTANPLSDVSVMDRDGKMVSLNALGDNYAALSSPGTSLVDRRGNPVESDIFNTDENGRSSGFVEVTPGYYDEGGAFEAWRSLTTENEMKKLTHPVLPVSDPNLLTFHRRNIANIRGREITEEEYASGARVCMVAKEFAQKNLLYEGDKITLPLIGSLYGYQEINEFGSTTRFSLPVQHLLDAQGKPLEPFFEAEYEIVGIFDPRYRCEELTYSDLIIVPSRSIEGSDEGHILYAGAMDDSNTSFMIPNGSIEEFDAALREAVPEAERLDIYYDDMGYARSVENLNDAKKTAALLFAVGVLAAGAIIALLLYFFVVMEKKRTAVERSLGMTKGQCRVSLMAGLMVLSLAATAIGSVGAGVLLDRVDAYSLEQAQAQSAKMEEGRVVDWNLGGIYNFSAKYSPWAMWDVQGNKAELQKIEAPAGVFMAAPLALDLLVLLLGLCLIGRSLRIEPLLLLNAKQ from the coding sequence ATGAAAAACAGTCTGAAACAGCTGCTCCGACGGCCCGGACGTGCCATATTGTTCTTTCTGCTGATGGCGGCCTCTACCCTGCTGCTGGTGTTCGGCGCGGCCATGTATATGCAGAACCAGATACGTATCGATTCTCTGGACGAGTCCTTTACCACCGTGGGCTATATAAGCCAGCAGCCCAAGGACAAGGGCGGCTCCTTCAACCCGGTGTTCTGGGACTATGGCGAGGAGGGAATCATATATCCCGATACGCTGGACTTTGAGGGAGCGGATTACATAGTGCCCCCGGAGAGCCGGCCGTACTATTTGGCCTGTATAGAGGGGGCCTGGGTCGAGGGCGGCAACCGGGATTCCATAGCGGTGGACGACAACATTAACCTGTTAGAGTTCCGCGTAAAAGGCCCAAACCCGGAGAATCCCTATCTGATTGAGGCCGAGCTCACCAAAATTCTAGAGGGCAGCGGACAGGTGCTTAAACTGAACCTTTACGAAGGCGATGCAGACTCCAGGGCCTCCATCAGTTATATGCCCTGCGACCTTGAGATTGGCGAGACTATGAACTTTGTGGAGTTTTGGCTAGAAGAAGGCGAGCTTGAACCCGGCAAGACCTACGTGGGCCTTCTGACGCACAACACCGCAAACCCCCTGTCCGACGTATCTGTAATGGACAGGGACGGAAAGATGGTGAGTCTCAATGCTCTGGGAGATAATTATGCCGCTCTCAGCTCCCCGGGTACGTCCCTGGTAGACCGGCGGGGCAACCCGGTAGAGAGCGATATCTTTAACACAGACGAAAACGGGCGTTCTTCGGGCTTTGTAGAGGTCACCCCCGGCTACTATGACGAGGGCGGGGCCTTTGAGGCCTGGAGGAGCCTTACGACGGAAAACGAGATGAAGAAGCTCACGCACCCGGTGCTGCCTGTAAGCGATCCGAACCTGCTGACCTTTCACCGGCGGAACATCGCCAATATCCGGGGCCGGGAGATAACCGAGGAGGAGTACGCCAGCGGGGCCCGGGTGTGCATGGTGGCAAAGGAGTTTGCCCAAAAGAACCTGTTGTATGAGGGGGACAAGATCACCCTGCCCCTTATCGGCTCACTCTACGGCTATCAGGAAATAAACGAATTTGGCTCGACCACCCGCTTCAGCCTGCCGGTACAGCATCTGCTGGACGCACAGGGCAAGCCCTTGGAGCCCTTCTTTGAGGCGGAATACGAAATCGTTGGCATTTTCGACCCCCGCTACCGCTGCGAGGAGCTGACCTACAGCGATCTTATCATTGTCCCCAGCCGGTCCATAGAGGGCTCGGACGAGGGGCATATACTCTATGCCGGGGCCATGGACGACAGCAACACCTCCTTCATGATACCCAACGGCAGCATCGAGGAATTTGACGCTGCACTGCGTGAGGCTGTGCCGGAGGCGGAGAGGCTGGATATCTACTATGACGACATGGGCTATGCCCGGTCGGTGGAGAACCTGAACGACGCAAAGAAAACCGCCGCGCTGCTGTTCGCCGTGGGGGTGCTGGCCGCCGGGGCCATTATTGCCCTGCTTCTGTACTTCTTCGTGGTGATGGAGAAGAAGCGCACCGCGGTAGAGCGCAGCCTTGGCATGACCAAGGGCCAGTGCCGGGTATCCCTGATGGCGGGTCTGATGGTCCTTTCGCTGGCCGCCACCGCCATAGGCAGCGTAGGAGCCGGAGTGCTGCTGGACCGGGTGGACGCCTACAGCCTGGAACAGGCCCAGGCCCAAAGCGCCAAGATGGAGGAGGGCAGGGTGGTGGACTGGAACCTTGGGGGCATCTATAATTTTAGCGCCAAGTACAGTCCCTGGGCCATGTGGGACGTGCAGGGCAACAAGGCGGAGCTGCAGAAGATAGAGGCGCCCGCCGGCGTATTTATGGCGGCCCCCCTGGCGCTGGATCTGCTGGTTTTACTGCTGGGCCTTTGCCTTATTGGCCGCAGCCTGCGCATTGAACCCCTTTTGCTGCTTAACGCAAAACAATAG
- a CDS encoding MBOAT family O-acyltransferase, which translates to MSITSLAFVAFAAVLAAAYYLVPKRFQWVVLLLFSAVFYLMSGPKHGVYILVTALSAYACALWMARVSQGQKAFFQAHKELSREEKGAIRQKNTRRKRLALIAALLLNFGLLSVFKYAHFVLDQINRLLGLFGGFQFDNSFSILVPLGISFYTFQTMGYLIDVYWDKAPPERNFFKLLLFTSFFPQITQGPISGYSQLSCQFLQPHSFSYENFAAGCQRMIWGYFKKLVLADTLAPCVHAVFENYAQYSGPAVLTGVFFYSIQIYADFSGYMDIMCGLCQVLDIRLEENFLRPYFSKSIAEYWRRWHITLGAWFKSYIYYPIAVSKWNTRLGKWARGRFGKTFGQALPASIALVAVWLVTGIWHGASWAYIAWGGVNGLFIIVSLWLEPLYQWGRDKLHLRESSFGWRLFQVARTYLLVCFIKVLPEVGGLRQGLGLWRQVFTGRRLPSFAELFPYGMPLSSLIMVAVATGALLLVSLLQRKGSVRAWFGRAPLPVRAFTLAVLLVLTVYFGVPASGNVGGFLYAQF; encoded by the coding sequence ATGTCCATTACATCTCTGGCCTTTGTGGCTTTTGCGGCCGTCCTGGCGGCGGCGTACTATCTTGTGCCAAAAAGGTTCCAGTGGGTGGTTCTGCTGCTTTTCAGCGCCGTTTTCTATCTTATGTCCGGGCCAAAGCACGGAGTATATATTCTGGTAACCGCTCTTTCCGCATATGCCTGCGCCCTGTGGATGGCCCGCGTCTCCCAGGGGCAAAAGGCTTTCTTCCAGGCCCACAAGGAGCTTTCCAGGGAGGAAAAGGGCGCCATACGCCAAAAGAATACCCGGAGGAAGCGTCTGGCCCTTATAGCTGCGCTGCTGCTCAATTTTGGCCTGCTCAGCGTCTTCAAATATGCCCACTTCGTATTAGATCAGATAAACCGTCTGCTGGGTCTGTTCGGCGGTTTTCAATTCGATAATTCCTTTTCCATACTGGTCCCCCTGGGTATTTCCTTTTACACCTTCCAGACAATGGGGTACCTTATCGATGTATACTGGGACAAGGCGCCCCCGGAGAGGAATTTCTTTAAACTGCTGTTGTTCACCTCCTTTTTTCCGCAGATTACCCAGGGGCCTATCAGCGGCTATTCACAGCTGTCCTGCCAGTTCCTCCAGCCCCACAGCTTCTCCTATGAGAACTTTGCCGCCGGGTGCCAGCGTATGATCTGGGGCTATTTTAAAAAGCTGGTTCTGGCCGATACCCTGGCCCCCTGCGTTCATGCGGTATTTGAAAACTACGCCCAATATTCCGGCCCCGCCGTGCTGACAGGCGTATTTTTTTACAGCATACAGATATACGCCGACTTTTCCGGCTATATGGATATTATGTGCGGCCTGTGCCAGGTTTTGGATATACGTCTTGAGGAGAACTTCCTGCGTCCGTATTTCTCAAAGTCCATTGCCGAATACTGGCGGCGGTGGCACATCACCCTGGGGGCATGGTTCAAAAGCTACATTTACTACCCTATCGCCGTCTCCAAGTGGAACACGCGCCTGGGTAAATGGGCCCGCGGCCGTTTCGGCAAGACCTTCGGTCAGGCTTTGCCCGCGTCTATCGCCTTAGTGGCCGTATGGCTTGTGACGGGTATTTGGCACGGAGCCAGCTGGGCGTATATCGCCTGGGGCGGGGTCAACGGCCTGTTCATCATCGTTTCCCTGTGGCTCGAGCCTCTGTACCAATGGGGCCGGGACAAGCTCCACCTCCGGGAAAGCTCCTTCGGCTGGCGGCTGTTCCAGGTGGCGCGCACCTATCTGCTGGTCTGTTTTATAAAGGTGCTGCCGGAGGTGGGCGGTCTTCGCCAGGGTCTGGGGCTGTGGCGGCAGGTTTTCACCGGCCGGCGGCTGCCCTCCTTTGCAGAGCTGTTTCCCTATGGTATGCCCCTTTCCTCCCTTATAATGGTTGCCGTTGCCACAGGGGCGCTGCTGCTTGTCAGCCTGCTCCAGCGCAAAGGATCTGTGCGTGCCTGGTTCGGGAGGGCCCCTCTGCCCGTGCGCGCTTTTACCCTTGCGGTGCTTCTGGTGCTTACCGTCTACTTTGGCGTGCCGGCTTCCGGCAATGTAGGAGGTTTCCTCTATGCGCAATTTTAG
- a CDS encoding acyltransferase family protein, translating into MYRDTHTNSTERYEYIDIAKGLCMLAVVWGHLMLAGASNRLAYAFHIQAFFFLSGMLFRQEKHKSLLCFAKHRAKTLLLPYAAFSLVTWTYWALRCTLLHIEVRSYWKPLAQTVLAQGSAGFLVHNVALWFVTCLFVVETLYYFLCKLPPWATALMCALCGGVGYWMVQPHSFFDFKLLPWSIEAAMTGVVFYGAGNLFVRKFPLSVLYTAVLRRKGIGAALAGAAAVLLLLLGPGNGHVTIAQGSLGDCLFLFYLNGLLGVAAVLLFSVLLSDSLSLSQGILTKPVAWLSWIGKNSFYAMAIHIPVMVDVVWIFSHFTQQGMDALRTSWRFTFPEFLLILLLTSLWIWALGRARRYFKSRRFL; encoded by the coding sequence ATGTACCGCGACACGCATACCAACAGCACCGAGCGATACGAATATATAGACATTGCCAAAGGACTGTGTATGCTGGCGGTAGTGTGGGGGCATCTGATGCTGGCGGGCGCAAGCAATCGTCTGGCGTACGCCTTTCATATACAGGCGTTCTTTTTCCTGTCGGGAATGTTATTCCGACAGGAAAAGCATAAAAGCCTTTTATGCTTCGCAAAGCACCGTGCCAAAACCCTCCTGCTGCCCTATGCCGCTTTTTCCTTAGTCACCTGGACATATTGGGCGCTGCGCTGCACCCTGTTGCACATAGAGGTGAGAAGCTATTGGAAACCGCTTGCGCAAACTGTGCTGGCTCAGGGCTCCGCCGGATTTCTTGTACACAATGTAGCCCTTTGGTTTGTTACCTGCCTATTTGTAGTGGAAACACTCTACTATTTTTTGTGCAAGCTTCCGCCTTGGGCTACGGCCCTTATGTGCGCTCTGTGCGGCGGGGTGGGGTATTGGATGGTACAGCCCCACAGTTTCTTCGATTTTAAGCTGCTGCCCTGGAGCATAGAAGCCGCCATGACTGGGGTAGTATTTTATGGCGCGGGAAATCTGTTTGTTCGCAAATTCCCTCTTTCTGTTCTATATACCGCCGTTTTGCGCCGCAAGGGTATCGGAGCTGCCCTTGCCGGGGCAGCAGCCGTTCTTCTTCTGCTCCTTGGCCCGGGCAACGGCCATGTGACCATTGCCCAGGGCAGCCTTGGCGACTGCCTTTTTCTGTTCTATCTGAATGGGTTACTTGGAGTGGCGGCTGTGCTGCTGTTTAGCGTTCTTCTGTCTGATTCTCTCTCCCTCTCACAAGGCATTCTCACAAAGCCTGTGGCCTGGCTCTCCTGGATTGGAAAAAACAGCTTCTACGCTATGGCTATTCATATACCGGTCATGGTAGATGTAGTGTGGATTTTCTCGCATTTTACGCAGCAGGGCATGGACGCGCTGCGTACCAGCTGGCGCTTTACTTTCCCGGAGTTTCTGCTTATTCTCCTGCTTACGTCCCTGTGGATATGGGCGCTGGGGCGGGCCCGCAGATATTTTAAAAGCAGGCGTTTTTTATAA
- a CDS encoding biotin transporter BioY has product MEHSKNPIRRTVMTGVMAALLAVMSQISIPLPVGVPITLQTFAVALCGYLMGPALGTLAVVVYLALAAVGVPVLAGFSGGVGAFMGMTGGFLWGFIPMALLCGLGVRAGKKYIALLLGGAGLLLCHLAGSFQFGLVSGTSFFASVMAVSVPFLIKDAVSVVLAYLAAAGIAVSLKKAGMGDLA; this is encoded by the coding sequence ATGGAACACAGCAAAAATCCAATCCGGCGCACAGTTATGACCGGCGTAATGGCCGCGCTGCTGGCGGTTATGTCGCAGATATCTATCCCACTGCCCGTGGGCGTGCCAATCACCTTACAGACCTTTGCAGTGGCCCTGTGCGGCTATCTGATGGGCCCGGCGCTGGGCACGCTGGCAGTTGTAGTATACCTGGCCCTGGCCGCCGTTGGAGTGCCGGTGCTTGCCGGGTTCAGCGGGGGAGTGGGCGCGTTTATGGGCATGACAGGAGGATTCCTTTGGGGTTTCATACCCATGGCGCTGTTGTGCGGCCTGGGGGTAAGGGCCGGCAAAAAATACATAGCCCTGCTTTTGGGCGGGGCGGGGCTGCTCCTGTGCCATCTGGCGGGCTCCTTCCAGTTTGGGCTTGTAAGCGGCACCAGCTTTTTCGCTTCTGTTATGGCCGTGTCCGTGCCCTTCTTAATTAAAGACGCGGTCTCCGTAGTGCTGGCGTATCTGGCAGCGGCGGGGATAGCGGTAAGCCTAAAGAAGGCCGGTATGGGGGACCTGGCATGA
- a CDS encoding acyl carrier protein: protein MEELLEILEDIDPDIDYTTAEHLIDGKLLDSFSIVSLVSEIANTFDIEISPKYLVPENFNSAAAMWSMICRLREEE from the coding sequence ATGGAGGAACTGCTGGAAATTTTGGAGGACATTGATCCTGATATTGACTATACCACCGCTGAACACCTGATAGACGGCAAGCTGCTGGATTCGTTCAGCATCGTATCCCTGGTGTCTGAAATCGCCAACACCTTTGATATTGAGATATCGCCTAAGTACCTGGTACCGGAAAACTTCAACAGCGCTGCCGCCATGTGGAGCATGATCTGCCGCCTCCGGGAGGAGGAATAG
- a CDS encoding DUF1284 domain-containing protein, with the protein MRALRGHHMFCTRLFSGSGYNQAFADNMGRLVENMQKGEKFQLVQGNDDICRYCPNREPEGCALGTEDVQRRDAAAMEVTGTAPGQVLDWAELRERLEKLSEEDFRYVCGDCRWQREGLCSYPLLKERTRP; encoded by the coding sequence ATGAGGGCGCTCAGAGGGCACCATATGTTCTGCACAAGACTGTTCTCTGGCAGCGGGTATAACCAGGCCTTTGCGGATAATATGGGGCGGCTGGTAGAGAATATGCAGAAGGGCGAGAAATTCCAGCTTGTACAAGGCAATGACGACATATGCAGATACTGCCCCAACAGGGAGCCGGAGGGCTGCGCCCTGGGCACAGAAGATGTGCAGAGAAGGGACGCGGCCGCCATGGAGGTCACCGGCACGGCTCCGGGGCAGGTGCTGGACTGGGCGGAGCTGCGGGAACGCCTGGAAAAGCTCAGCGAAGAAGACTTTCGGTATGTCTGCGGGGACTGCCGCTGGCAGAGGGAAGGGCTGTGCTCATACCCGCTGCTGAAGGAGCGGACTAGGCCCTGA
- a CDS encoding amino acid adenylation domain-containing protein, which translates to MDSVLQYLVEAAARCPDKVALADGEQAFTYRELLEQSRQVGAFISSREPPGRPIGVLAKHCAATPLLFYGALWAGCFYVPLDPELPSAKLQRLLADCNPSLVLTTDAGDPLPFSGETVCLADALSRGAGRPLPCPEGGPEHPLCLLYTSGSTGTPKGVLKSHGAVKSFVEAFLSTFPLSPDEVLGNQTPFFFDASAKDLYLSMRLGARLEVLDASLFTFPVRLIEHMNRRQVTCISWVPSALALVTQLNTFQEIKPQYLRQVFFVGEVFPMKQLNRWRAALPHVRFTNLYGSTELAGVCCYYEVAGDYSDSDALPIGRALPNCRVFLSDGQEPVRRPGEIGEICVCSPALALGYYGDEEKTAAVFRQEGAQKVLHTGDLAQYREDGLLMFAARRDHQFKHMGRRIEAGEIEAAALALEPILRCCCMYQQERGKIILACQLAPGCQETARDIRAALKQSLADYMVPSKVVLLPEIPLNANGKIDRPALRLSLGI; encoded by the coding sequence ATGGATTCTGTCCTGCAATATCTGGTAGAGGCAGCGGCCCGCTGCCCGGATAAGGTTGCCTTGGCTGACGGTGAGCAGGCTTTCACCTATAGAGAGCTTCTGGAACAGTCCCGCCAGGTCGGGGCCTTTATTTCCAGTCGGGAGCCGCCCGGCCGGCCCATAGGGGTGCTGGCCAAGCACTGTGCCGCCACCCCGCTGCTGTTCTATGGGGCGCTGTGGGCCGGCTGTTTCTATGTGCCGCTGGACCCGGAGCTTCCCAGCGCTAAATTGCAAAGGCTGTTAGCGGACTGTAACCCTTCTCTGGTGCTTACCACCGACGCCGGGGACCCTTTGCCCTTCTCCGGGGAGACTGTATGTCTGGCAGACGCTCTTAGTCGGGGAGCCGGACGGCCCCTTCCATGTCCCGAAGGTGGGCCGGAGCACCCTCTGTGCCTGCTCTATACCTCCGGCTCCACCGGCACGCCAAAGGGGGTGCTGAAAAGCCACGGGGCCGTTAAGAGCTTTGTGGAGGCGTTTCTCAGCACCTTTCCCCTTTCACCCGATGAGGTGCTGGGGAACCAAACGCCGTTTTTCTTTGACGCTTCTGCTAAGGACCTGTACCTTTCAATGCGCCTTGGGGCCCGGTTGGAGGTCCTTGACGCAAGCTTGTTCACATTTCCTGTGCGGCTGATCGAACACATGAACCGCCGGCAGGTTACCTGTATCAGCTGGGTGCCCTCGGCCCTGGCCCTTGTAACCCAGCTGAACACGTTTCAGGAAATAAAACCTCAGTATCTTCGGCAGGTTTTCTTTGTGGGGGAGGTCTTTCCCATGAAGCAGCTGAACCGCTGGCGCGCTGCCCTGCCTCATGTGCGGTTCACAAACCTATACGGTTCCACGGAGCTTGCGGGGGTGTGCTGCTATTATGAAGTCGCCGGAGATTATTCCGACAGCGACGCTCTTCCCATTGGCCGGGCCCTGCCAAACTGCCGGGTCTTCTTGTCTGACGGACAGGAGCCTGTCCGTCGGCCAGGTGAGATCGGTGAGATTTGCGTGTGCTCTCCAGCCCTGGCCCTGGGCTACTATGGCGATGAAGAGAAGACTGCCGCCGTATTTCGTCAGGAGGGGGCACAAAAAGTTCTGCACACCGGGGACCTGGCCCAGTACCGTGAGGACGGCCTTTTAATGTTCGCCGCCCGGAGGGACCACCAGTTCAAGCACATGGGCAGGCGTATCGAGGCCGGGGAGATAGAAGCCGCCGCTCTGGCCCTGGAGCCTATCCTGCGGTGCTGCTGTATGTATCAGCAGGAGCGGGGCAAAATTATCTTGGCCTGCCAGCTGGCCCCAGGCTGCCAGGAGACGGCCCGGGACATACGCGCCGCCCTGAAGCAGTCCCTTGCCGACTATATGGTACCCTCAAAGGTGGTTCTGCTGCCGGAGATCCCTTTAAACGCAAACGGTAAAATTGACCGCCCGGCCCTGAGACTCAGCCTGGGCATATAG